One Clostridia bacterium DNA segment encodes these proteins:
- a CDS encoding SPFH domain-containing protein, producing MGLIKAGLGALGGVLADQWKEFFYCEALPENVLVTKGQKVVNGKRSSNTKGSDNIISNGSKIAVNEGQFMIIVDQGKVVEFSGEPGEFIYDSSTEPSLFAGKFGTSLKETFKLIGKRFAMGGDTGHDQRIYFFNTKEIMGNKFGTPNPIMFDVVNKDINMRRTVQVRCNGVYSYTITNPLVFYSRVCGNVESDYTRDRIDQQLKTEFIDALTPALASMSDLGLRPAQLPAKSVELKTAMNQALQNEWVDARGITVEKIALNPITLTEEDMKKINEMEDAATMGSNAFMMAGRMTNATATAMENAANNPNGAFTGFLGMNMAGGAGGNGGGFAAAQNFYAAGVQQQQQQMAQQQAQQAADAWKCECGAENTAKFCSNCGKPKPAPVQGWTCECGAVNQGKFCAECGKPKPAGAKLYKCDKCGWTPADPEHPPKFCPECGDIFDDKDAQ from the coding sequence ATGGGACTTATTAAAGCGGGCCTCGGCGCCCTGGGCGGAGTTCTCGCCGATCAGTGGAAGGAATTCTTCTACTGCGAAGCTCTGCCGGAGAACGTCCTCGTCACCAAGGGACAGAAGGTCGTCAACGGCAAGCGCAGCAGCAACACCAAAGGCAGCGACAACATCATTTCCAACGGCTCGAAGATTGCCGTCAACGAGGGTCAGTTCATGATCATCGTCGATCAGGGCAAGGTCGTTGAGTTCTCCGGCGAGCCCGGCGAATTCATCTACGACTCCTCCACCGAGCCCAGCCTCTTCGCCGGCAAGTTCGGAACCTCGCTGAAGGAGACCTTCAAGCTCATCGGCAAGCGTTTCGCCATGGGCGGCGACACCGGCCACGACCAGCGCATCTACTTCTTCAACACGAAGGAGATCATGGGCAACAAGTTCGGCACTCCGAACCCCATCATGTTCGACGTCGTCAACAAGGACATCAACATGAGAAGGACCGTTCAGGTCAGATGCAACGGCGTGTATTCCTACACGATCACCAACCCGCTCGTCTTCTACTCCAGAGTCTGCGGCAACGTTGAGAGCGACTACACCAGAGACCGCATCGACCAGCAGCTGAAGACCGAGTTCATCGACGCGCTGACTCCGGCGCTCGCCTCGATGTCCGACCTCGGACTGCGTCCGGCGCAGCTCCCCGCGAAGTCGGTCGAGCTGAAGACCGCGATGAACCAGGCGCTCCAGAACGAATGGGTGGACGCCCGCGGCATCACGGTTGAAAAGATCGCGCTGAATCCGATTACCCTCACCGAAGAGGATATGAAGAAGATCAACGAGATGGAAGACGCCGCGACCATGGGCTCCAACGCCTTCATGATGGCCGGACGTATGACTAACGCCACCGCTACCGCGATGGAGAACGCCGCGAACAACCCGAACGGCGCCTTCACCGGCTTCCTCGGCATGAACATGGCGGGCGGCGCCGGCGGAAACGGCGGCGGATTCGCCGCGGCTCAGAACTTCTATGCCGCCGGCGTTCAGCAGCAGCAACAGCAGATGGCTCAGCAGCAGGCGCAGCAGGCCGCGGACGCGTGGAAGTGCGAGTGCGGCGCGGAGAACACCGCGAAGTTCTGCTCGAACTGCGGCAAGCCGAAGCCGGCTCCCGTCCAGGGCTGGACCTGCGAATGCGGCGCCGTCAATCAGGGCAAGTTCTGCGCCGAGTGCGGCAAGCCGAAGCCGGCCGGAGCGAAGCTCTATAAGTGCGACAAGTGCGGCTGGACCCCCGCGGATCCGGAGCATCCGCCGAAGTTCTGCCCCGAGTGCGGCGATATCTTCGACGACAAAGACGCGCAGTAA
- the nifJ gene encoding pyruvate:ferredoxin (flavodoxin) oxidoreductase: MARQRKSMDGNTAAAHVSYAFTEVAAIYPITPSSVMAELTDSWSAGGLKNIFGDKVKVMEMQSEAGAAGTVHGSLAAGALTTTYTASQGLLLMIPNMYKIAGELLPNVIHVSARCVASHALNIFGDHSDIYACRQTGYAMLAESNPQEVMDLGAVAHLSTIKGRVPFINFFDGFRTSHEIQKIEVWDYADLEEMIDKDAIAEFRARSINPEHPVLRGSAENGDIFFQHREACNKYYQELPAVVEEYMNKVNAKIGTDYKLFNYYGAPDAERVIVAMGSFCDVAEEVIDYMLAQGEKVGLVKVRLYRPFVADKFFAAIPKTVKAIAVMDRTKEPGSLGEPLYLDVVAALNMNGYTGKVVGGRYGLGSKDTPPSSVFAVYENLKADKPKHSFTVGIVDDVTGLSLEEKPAPDTAAPGTISCKFWGLGGDGTVGANKNSIKIIGDHTDKYIQAYFQYDSKKTGGVTISHLRFGDSPIKSPYYITKANFVACHNPSYMIKGYKIVNDVKPGGIFLLNCQWTPEEIETHLPAEAKRYIAENGIHFYTVNAIDKAREIGMGKRTNTILQSAFFALANIMPIDEAVTFMKEAAKKSYMKKGEAVVEMNYKAIDAGVDAIVKVDVPESWKTIEVKPQEVAIEGKRPELVKFVKDIVVPVSKMNGDSLPVSKFVPHVDGTFPQGAAAYEKRGVAVDVPEWIPENCLQCNQCAYVCPHATIRPFAMSKEEAAAAPASTKTAQMKGKGCEDYVFTMSVSPLDCMGCGLCVNICPAKEKALKMVPQESQKEQQAAFDYAVANVTKKETPFADTTVKGSQFNQPLLEFSGSCAGCAETSYARLITQLFGERMYISNATGCSSIWGGSAPATPYTVNRDSGRGPAWANSLFEDNAEHGLGMYLGQKTIRLRLIGYVKELAEKVEDADKKAVIDRYLETVNDGKANDAAAKALVEMLEKCDCELGRKILAEKDYLSKKSVWIFGGDGWAYDIGFGGLDHVLASGEDVNVMVFDTEVYSNTGGQASKASQIGQVAQFAAAGKAIGKKDLAQIAMSYGYVYVAQIAMGADMNQTIKALQEAEAYPGPSLIIGYSPCEMHGVKGGMTNSQSEMKKAVEAGYWQMFRFNPALKAEGKNPFTLDSKEPTADYIEFIKNETRYTRLMQASPERAEELFNKAKENAAKKYQHLLKLKELYE, from the coding sequence CGAATATGTATAAGATCGCGGGCGAGCTGCTGCCGAACGTTATCCACGTTTCCGCGCGCTGCGTCGCTTCTCACGCGCTGAACATCTTCGGCGACCACTCCGACATCTACGCCTGCCGCCAGACCGGCTACGCGATGCTCGCCGAGAGCAACCCGCAGGAGGTCATGGACCTCGGCGCCGTTGCGCACCTTTCCACCATCAAGGGCAGAGTGCCGTTCATCAACTTCTTTGACGGTTTCCGCACCTCCCACGAGATCCAGAAGATCGAAGTCTGGGATTACGCCGACCTCGAAGAGATGATTGATAAGGATGCGATTGCGGAGTTCCGCGCCCGCTCTATCAACCCCGAGCACCCCGTGCTCCGCGGCTCCGCCGAAAACGGCGACATCTTCTTCCAGCACAGAGAGGCGTGCAACAAGTATTATCAGGAGCTCCCCGCCGTCGTCGAGGAGTATATGAACAAGGTCAACGCCAAGATCGGCACCGACTATAAGCTCTTCAACTACTACGGCGCTCCGGACGCGGAGAGAGTCATCGTCGCGATGGGCTCCTTCTGCGACGTCGCCGAAGAAGTCATCGACTATATGCTCGCGCAGGGCGAGAAGGTTGGCCTCGTGAAGGTCCGCCTTTACAGACCCTTCGTCGCGGACAAGTTCTTCGCCGCCATCCCGAAGACCGTCAAGGCGATCGCCGTCATGGACCGCACGAAGGAGCCCGGCTCCCTCGGCGAGCCGCTTTACCTCGACGTCGTAGCCGCGCTTAACATGAACGGCTACACCGGCAAGGTCGTCGGCGGCCGCTACGGCCTCGGCTCGAAGGATACTCCTCCGTCCAGCGTCTTCGCTGTATATGAGAACCTCAAGGCCGACAAGCCGAAGCACAGCTTCACCGTCGGCATCGTCGACGACGTGACCGGCCTCTCCCTCGAGGAGAAGCCTGCGCCCGACACCGCCGCGCCCGGCACTATCTCCTGCAAGTTCTGGGGCCTCGGCGGCGACGGCACCGTCGGCGCGAACAAGAACTCCATCAAGATCATCGGCGACCACACCGATAAATACATCCAGGCGTACTTCCAGTACGACTCCAAGAAGACCGGCGGCGTCACGATCTCGCACCTGCGTTTCGGCGACAGCCCCATCAAGTCTCCTTACTACATCACTAAGGCGAACTTCGTCGCCTGCCACAACCCGTCCTACATGATCAAGGGCTACAAGATCGTCAACGACGTCAAGCCCGGCGGAATCTTCCTGCTGAACTGCCAGTGGACTCCCGAAGAGATCGAAACGCATCTGCCCGCCGAGGCGAAGCGCTACATCGCCGAGAACGGCATCCACTTCTACACCGTCAACGCCATCGACAAGGCGAGAGAGATCGGTATGGGCAAGCGCACCAACACGATCCTGCAGTCCGCGTTCTTCGCGCTCGCGAACATCATGCCCATCGACGAGGCGGTCACCTTCATGAAGGAAGCGGCCAAGAAGTCCTATATGAAGAAGGGCGAAGCGGTCGTCGAAATGAACTATAAGGCCATCGACGCCGGCGTCGACGCCATCGTCAAGGTCGACGTTCCCGAGAGCTGGAAGACCATCGAGGTCAAGCCGCAGGAAGTCGCCATCGAAGGCAAGCGCCCCGAGCTGGTCAAGTTCGTCAAGGACATCGTCGTTCCGGTCTCCAAGATGAACGGCGACAGCCTGCCGGTATCCAAGTTCGTGCCTCACGTCGACGGCACCTTCCCGCAGGGAGCCGCCGCTTACGAGAAGCGCGGCGTTGCGGTGGACGTCCCCGAGTGGATCCCCGAGAACTGCCTGCAGTGCAACCAGTGCGCCTACGTCTGTCCGCACGCCACCATCCGCCCCTTCGCGATGAGCAAGGAGGAAGCCGCCGCGGCTCCCGCCTCCACGAAGACCGCGCAGATGAAGGGCAAGGGCTGCGAGGACTACGTCTTCACCATGAGCGTCAGCCCGCTCGACTGCATGGGCTGCGGACTCTGCGTCAACATCTGCCCCGCGAAGGAAAAAGCGCTTAAGATGGTCCCGCAGGAGAGCCAGAAGGAACAGCAGGCTGCGTTCGACTACGCCGTCGCGAACGTGACGAAGAAGGAGACCCCCTTCGCCGACACGACCGTCAAAGGCAGCCAGTTCAATCAGCCGCTGCTTGAGTTCTCCGGCTCCTGCGCCGGCTGCGCCGAAACCTCCTACGCGCGCCTCATCACCCAGCTTTTCGGTGAGAGAATGTATATCTCCAACGCGACCGGCTGCTCCTCCATCTGGGGCGGCTCCGCGCCCGCCACGCCTTACACCGTCAACCGCGACAGCGGCAGGGGACCGGCGTGGGCGAACAGCCTCTTCGAAGACAACGCCGAGCACGGCCTCGGAATGTACCTCGGCCAGAAGACCATCAGACTGCGCCTCATCGGCTACGTCAAGGAGCTCGCCGAGAAGGTCGAAGACGCCGATAAGAAAGCGGTCATCGACCGCTACCTCGAGACCGTCAACGACGGCAAGGCCAACGACGCCGCCGCGAAGGCGCTCGTCGAAATGCTCGAGAAGTGCGACTGCGAGCTCGGCAGGAAGATCCTCGCCGAGAAGGATTACCTCTCCAAGAAGTCCGTATGGATCTTCGGCGGCGACGGCTGGGCTTACGACATCGGCTTCGGCGGCCTCGACCACGTTCTCGCCTCCGGCGAAGACGTGAACGTCATGGTCTTCGATACCGAAGTCTACTCCAACACCGGCGGTCAGGCCTCCAAGGCCAGCCAGATCGGTCAGGTGGCGCAGTTTGCCGCGGCCGGCAAGGCGATCGGCAAGAAGGACCTCGCGCAGATCGCGATGTCCTACGGCTACGTCTACGTCGCGCAGATCGCGATGGGCGCCGACATGAACCAGACCATTAAGGCGCTGCAGGAAGCGGAAGCCTATCCGGGTCCGTCCCTCATCATCGGCTACTCGCCCTGCGAAATGCACGGCGTCAAGGGCGGCATGACCAACAGCCAGTCCGAGATGAAGAAGGCCGTCGAGGCCGGTTACTGGCAGATGTTCCGCTTCAACCCCGCGCTGAAGGCGGAGGGCAAGAACCCCTTCACGCTGGACAGCAAGGAGCCGACCGCGGACTACATCGAGTTCATCAAGAACGAGACCAGATACACCCGCCTCATGCAGGCGTCGCCCGAGAGAGCGGAAGAGCTCTTCAACAAGGCGAAGGAAAACGCCGCGAAGAAGTATCAGCACCTCCTCAAGCTCAAGGAGCTGTACGAATAA